A portion of the Hoylesella buccalis ATCC 35310 genome contains these proteins:
- a CDS encoding RNA degradosome polyphosphate kinase, which yields MAQSTKKKHRYIERDVSWMYFNHRILQEAQKETVPLLERLSFLGIYSNNLDEFFRVRMASLNKILESTNVSAATAKMIKKTIKHINKLNEEYNIEYGNAIKDVFAGLEKHNMRMLDETQLNEEQKAFLKAFYYDKLNGSTNPIWLSEIDDLGILEDNRIYLAVKRTEEMSRKTKFAIIKIPDRIYGRFLKIPSSDNCENFMYLDDVVRYCLPLIFIGLKGSTYEAYSFKFTKDAEMEVDNEADYGAMERIAIGVNSRKRGEAIRMVYDKDMPADLKKKVMKRLHVKELDTLLAAGRYQNHKDLMGFPTLGYEKLSYPKWPQILKPEFLSEESIFDLIRQKDRFIHVPYHSFNGYIRMLREAALRPEVKEIKTTLYRLAKDSKVVKALICAAQNGKKVTAVVELLARFDEESNIKWSKRMQEEGVNVIFGVEGLKIHSKLLHITTTKGNLACIGTGNFHEGNAKTYTDYLMMTARPRIVNEVEKVFDFIDRPFSQVRFRELMVSPNSMKTRIIRMLDNEIKNALAGQEAWVKIKINHITDPDIVNKLYAASQAGVKIDLLLRGNCSLVPGIKGMSENIKAVGIIDRYLEHSRILIFCNGGKPKYYLGSADWMPRNLINRIEVMTPVYDQDLQQDLLRTVEYGMRDTTNGRIIDGLGTNEIQPIAEGEQPFRSQQALFEAYQTEQQA from the coding sequence ATGGCACAAAGCACAAAAAAGAAGCATCGTTACATCGAGAGAGATGTCAGCTGGATGTATTTCAATCACCGCATCTTGCAAGAAGCACAAAAGGAAACCGTGCCTCTGTTGGAGCGTTTGTCGTTCCTTGGCATTTATTCCAACAACCTGGACGAATTCTTCCGAGTAAGGATGGCATCGCTCAATAAGATTTTGGAAAGCACGAATGTCTCGGCAGCGACAGCGAAAATGATCAAAAAAACCATCAAGCACATCAACAAACTCAATGAAGAATACAACATTGAGTATGGCAACGCCATCAAAGATGTGTTCGCCGGACTGGAAAAGCACAACATGCGCATGCTTGACGAGACGCAGCTTAACGAGGAGCAGAAGGCTTTCTTGAAAGCGTTTTATTACGACAAGCTCAACGGTTCGACCAATCCCATTTGGCTTTCAGAAATTGATGATCTCGGCATTTTGGAAGACAACCGCATCTATCTCGCCGTGAAAAGGACTGAAGAGATGAGCCGCAAGACAAAATTTGCCATCATCAAAATACCCGACAGGATATACGGACGCTTCCTGAAAATTCCCTCTTCAGACAATTGTGAGAACTTCATGTACCTGGATGACGTCGTTAGATACTGCTTGCCCCTCATCTTCATCGGACTGAAAGGGTCTACCTACGAGGCTTATTCTTTCAAGTTTACCAAGGATGCGGAAATGGAGGTAGACAACGAAGCCGATTACGGTGCCATGGAACGCATCGCCATAGGGGTGAACAGTAGGAAACGAGGAGAGGCCATACGCATGGTATATGACAAGGACATGCCTGCCGACTTGAAAAAGAAGGTGATGAAACGTCTGCACGTGAAAGAGCTGGACACCTTGCTGGCAGCAGGTAGATATCAGAATCATAAAGACTTGATGGGCTTTCCGACACTGGGTTATGAGAAGCTGAGTTATCCCAAATGGCCGCAAATACTCAAGCCGGAATTCCTGTCAGAAGAAAGTATCTTCGACCTCATCAGGCAGAAAGACCGTTTCATCCATGTTCCCTACCACTCGTTCAACGGCTACATTCGCATGTTGAGAGAAGCAGCCTTGCGCCCGGAAGTCAAGGAAATCAAGACCACGCTCTATCGCTTGGCCAAAGATTCCAAGGTGGTGAAGGCCTTGATTTGCGCAGCACAAAACGGCAAGAAGGTGACGGCCGTGGTTGAGTTGCTGGCTCGGTTCGACGAAGAAAGCAACATCAAGTGGAGCAAGCGCATGCAGGAAGAAGGCGTGAACGTCATCTTTGGCGTGGAAGGTTTGAAGATTCATTCCAAACTCTTGCACATCACGACCACCAAGGGCAATCTGGCTTGTATCGGCACCGGCAACTTTCACGAGGGAAACGCCAAGACCTATACCGACTACCTCATGATGACGGCTCGGCCACGCATCGTCAATGAGGTGGAAAAGGTGTTCGACTTCATTGACAGACCCTTCTCACAAGTACGCTTCAGGGAACTCATGGTGTCGCCCAACTCGATGAAGACACGCATCATCCGCATGCTCGACAACGAAATCAAGAATGCCTTGGCTGGGCAAGAGGCATGGGTCAAGATTAAAATCAACCACATCACCGACCCTGACATCGTCAACAAGCTCTACGCTGCCTCGCAAGCTGGCGTGAAAATAGACTTGCTCTTACGAGGCAACTGCTCACTGGTGCCAGGCATCAAGGGCATGAGCGAGAACATCAAGGCCGTGGGCATCATTGACAGATACCTGGAACATTCGCGTATCTTGATATTCTGCAACGGCGGAAAACCAAAATATTATCTGGGATCGGCCGACTGGATGCCACGCAATCTCATCAACCGCATCGAAGTGATGACACCTGTTTACGACCAAGACCTGCAACAAGACTTGCTGCGCACCGTTGAGTATGGCATGCGTGACACGACCAACGGACGAATTATCGACGGATTGGGGACCAACGAAATACAACCCATCGCAGAAGGAGAGCAACCTTTCCGTTCACAGCAAGCCTTATTCGAGGCGTATCAAACCGAACAACAAGCATGA
- a CDS encoding porin, which yields MKHIQPLLVVFFLLVQSVVVQAQQSDNVDYKPKIEGTIRGKFEYQPDDQKGRFEVRTARFSLTGKVAPRVSYKAEIDLSDEGKIKMLDAYTRLVPLDSVQFTIGQMRVPFTIDAHRSPHEQYFANRSFIAKQVGNVRDVGLTVGYNFKLGIPMRIEGGVFNGSGLTDQKDFWTHQVNFSTKLQAFIPGGWNITLSTQKINPDHLTVMMYDAGMYYHANGWHAEVEYLYKHYAKGAFDAVHSVDAFVNYDIPLKRCFFSKISPLVRFDYMTDHSDGFRYANGVRDETGVLIVNDYKRSRLTGGVTLSIDKPFISDLRVNYEKYFYEHDNLAKISEKDKFVIEVMTRF from the coding sequence ATGAAACATATCCAACCCCTGCTTGTCGTCTTTTTCTTGCTGGTACAGTCAGTCGTTGTTCAGGCTCAGCAAAGTGACAATGTGGACTACAAACCCAAAATAGAAGGAACCATTCGTGGTAAATTTGAATACCAGCCCGATGATCAAAAGGGCCGCTTCGAGGTGCGTACAGCGCGCTTCAGTCTGACGGGAAAGGTGGCTCCCCGGGTGTCTTATAAGGCCGAGATTGACCTCTCTGACGAGGGAAAGATTAAGATGCTTGATGCTTACACGCGGCTGGTTCCCCTTGATAGCGTGCAGTTCACCATCGGACAGATGCGTGTGCCCTTCACCATTGACGCGCATCGTTCGCCTCACGAGCAATATTTTGCCAATCGTTCGTTCATCGCTAAGCAAGTTGGCAATGTGCGCGACGTGGGCCTGACGGTGGGCTATAATTTCAAGTTGGGCATCCCCATGCGTATCGAGGGTGGTGTCTTTAATGGTTCAGGACTAACCGACCAGAAAGATTTCTGGACCCATCAAGTCAATTTCTCCACCAAGTTGCAGGCTTTCATCCCTGGCGGATGGAACATCACCCTCAGTACTCAGAAAATCAATCCCGACCATCTTACCGTCATGATGTACGATGCAGGCATGTATTACCACGCAAATGGCTGGCACGCTGAAGTGGAGTACCTCTACAAACATTATGCTAAAGGAGCTTTCGATGCCGTGCATTCGGTCGACGCTTTCGTCAACTATGACATTCCGTTGAAGCGGTGTTTCTTCTCTAAGATATCTCCGCTGGTGCGCTTTGATTACATGACCGACCACAGTGACGGTTTCCGGTATGCCAATGGCGTGAGGGATGAGACGGGCGTGTTGATCGTCAACGACTACAAACGCTCCCGCTTGACCGGTGGGGTGACACTGAGTATCGACAAGCCCTTCATCTCTGACCTCCGTGTGAACTACGAAAAATATTTCTATGAGCACGATAACCTGGCCAAAATATCGGAGAAAGATAAGTTTGTTATTGAGGTGATGACGCGATTTTAG
- a CDS encoding leucine-rich repeat domain-containing protein yields the protein MKENKKLIKDALKKHLDREDKFENLVLNLALKKMAGAKKDDEGVYYSKKQKRVIMATKTLEGTYDIPEGTEIIDDNAFWGCAFLEQVNIPETVTHIGNEAFSRCMSLKKLVIPASVESLGNNPFVGLNSENIVCKSEHFVIENKLMFTADRKKLVACLTDAAMVIIPKGVVEIQDFAFSRRRRLKKVIIPDTVEVIGSDAFSDCDVLEKVTLPASVRMVEPHAFAECDRLKKLTFLGTVEHIARTSVSNCDALKKIIVPEGSSAQYIKQLHIPLELEDIVIENTERKDQQKQVPQS from the coding sequence ATGAAGGAGAATAAAAAACTAATCAAAGACGCCCTGAAGAAACACCTGGATCGGGAGGACAAATTCGAGAATCTGGTTTTGAACCTTGCCCTCAAGAAGATGGCCGGAGCCAAGAAAGATGACGAAGGCGTATACTATTCAAAGAAGCAAAAACGTGTCATCATGGCCACAAAAACGCTGGAAGGCACGTACGATATCCCCGAAGGGACTGAGATAATCGACGATAACGCCTTCTGGGGATGCGCCTTCCTGGAGCAAGTTAACATCCCAGAAACCGTCACACACATTGGCAACGAGGCTTTTTCACGATGCATGTCCTTGAAAAAGCTGGTGATTCCGGCCTCTGTTGAGAGCCTCGGCAACAATCCTTTCGTAGGCCTCAACAGCGAAAACATCGTGTGCAAGTCAGAACATTTCGTCATTGAGAACAAACTGATGTTCACTGCCGACCGCAAGAAGCTCGTCGCCTGTTTGACCGATGCGGCGATGGTCATCATTCCGAAAGGCGTAGTAGAGATACAAGACTTTGCCTTTTCTCGTCGCCGCAGGTTGAAGAAAGTTATCATACCCGACACGGTAGAGGTCATTGGCAGTGACGCTTTCTCCGATTGCGACGTCTTGGAAAAGGTCACCCTTCCAGCTTCGGTCAGAATGGTTGAACCACATGCCTTCGCTGAATGTGACCGACTGAAGAAGCTGACATTCTTAGGAACCGTAGAACACATCGCGCGTACATCCGTTTCCAATTGTGACGCTCTGAAGAAAATCATCGTCCCAGAAGGTTCCTCGGCTCAATACATCAAGCAGTTGCATATCCCCCTGGAACTGGAAGACATCGTGATAGAAAACACAGAACGTAAAGACCAGCAGAAACAAGTGCCGCAATCCTAA